Proteins co-encoded in one candidate division KSB1 bacterium genomic window:
- a CDS encoding DoxX family membrane protein: protein MQVAHLIGRLMFGLFFIYNGVGHFLRYKAMAGYAASKGIPFSGIAVVITGILLVLGGSSLLLAFRPEVGIALLALFLLPVTLTMHNFWAVADPGARMIEMVNFTKNLALLGALLSLLGLPRPWPFALFR, encoded by the coding sequence ATGCAAGTTGCGCATCTGATCGGCCGCCTGATGTTTGGGCTGTTCTTCATCTACAACGGAGTGGGACACTTTCTGAGATACAAGGCGATGGCTGGCTACGCTGCCTCAAAGGGAATCCCGTTCTCCGGGATCGCCGTGGTCATCACGGGTATCCTGCTTGTCCTGGGCGGCAGCAGCCTGCTGCTTGCCTTTCGCCCGGAAGTGGGAATTGCACTGCTCGCTCTCTTCCTGCTTCCCGTGACTCTCACGATGCACAACTTCTGGGCCGTGGCCGACCCTGGTGCCCGGATGATAGAGATGGTCAACTTCACCAAGAATCTCGCGCTGCTCGGCGCCCTCCTTTCTCTACTCGGTTTGCCCCGACCGTGGCCTTTCGCTTTATTCAGGTAG